GGGTACTTTCGGAGCCTATACGCTTCGGCTGTTCCCAGAGAATTTTGCAGGTTACGCGTCTGTTCTTGGTATTCTGCTATTGGTAACAGCCTATATCGTGAACATTTTAGGGAATAAAGTAATTGGCGCAACAGCCACATTTACAGCAATTATTAAAGTCGCTGGTATTGCATTACTCGCGATTGCAGGCTTAATAGTTTCCGGGTTTGCAGATATTACAGGAGAATATATCCCTCAAAATACCGAAGCCTTGCCAAAAGGATTAGGTTTTTTAGCCGCATTGGCATTAGCAATACTCGCCTATAAAGGATTCACAACAATCACGAATCAAGGTGGAGATATTAAAAATCCACACAAAAACCTTGGACGGTCCATTGTGTTTTCCATTCTAATCTGCACCATTATATATGTAGCATTGGCACTGGCTGTTGCAGGAGGGCTAAGCATTCCAGAAATAATCGAAGCTAAAGATTATGCCTTGGCTGCTGCTGCAAAACCCGTTTTCGGGGAATGGGGTTCTTGGATTACTATTGCAATTGCGATTATCGCGACTTTTTCAGGCGTTATCGCAAGTGTGTTTTCCGCATCTCGTTTGTTGGCGATGTTAAGCAATATGAAACAAGTACCATCACTAAAAAGAATGGGTAATTTTAAAAATCCTGCCCTCATATTCACGGTTTCACTGGCTATTTTGCTGACCGTAATGTTCGATTTAACAAGAATTGCTTCCATAGGAGCTATTTTTTATCTCATTATGGATATAGCTATCCATTGGGGGCTTTATCGTCACCTTAAAAAGGAAGTGAAATTTAACCCTCTCATTCCGCTAATAGCCATTGTAATGGATATTGCAGTCCTCACGGCCTT
Above is a window of Bizionia sp. M204 DNA encoding:
- a CDS encoding APC family permease yields the protein MKNTTDKKNKLTLIGSISLGTGVMIGAGIFVLMGQIAELVGDLFPIAFIAGAIVVGFSSYSYVKFSNAFPSSGGVVKFLNKSYGPGTTTGVFSLLMYVSMVVSESLVAGTFGAYTLRLFPENFAGYASVLGILLLVTAYIVNILGNKVIGATATFTAIIKVAGIALLAIAGLIVSGFADITGEYIPQNTEALPKGLGFLAALALAILAYKGFTTITNQGGDIKNPHKNLGRSIVFSILICTIIYVALALAVAGGLSIPEIIEAKDYALAAAAKPVFGEWGSWITIAIAIIATFSGVIASVFSASRLLAMLSNMKQVPSLKRMGNFKNPALIFTVSLAILLTVMFDLTRIASIGAIFYLIMDIAIHWGLYRHLKKEVKFNPLIPLIAIVMDIAVLTAFLYIKYLNDPLVLIVAAIGIILIIVAERLFMISHTDDEGNMPMGMS